The following coding sequences lie in one Equus przewalskii isolate Varuska chromosome 25, EquPr2, whole genome shotgun sequence genomic window:
- the PLEKHG3 gene encoding pleckstrin homology domain-containing family G member 3 isoform X5, whose product MGALLRKVNLTGVPEPGSDARMPVSASLRQDGSQERPVSLSSSTSSSGSSRDSRGAMEEPNASEAAAENGAGSPRGRHPPNSNNNSSGWLNRRGPLSPFNSRAAAAPAHKLSYLGRVVREIVETERMYVQDLRSIVEDYLLKIIDTPGLLKPEQVSALFGNIENIYALNSQLLRDLDSCNSDPVAVASCFVERSQEFDIYTQYCNNYPNSVAALTECMRDKQQAKFFRDRQELLQHSLPLGSYLLKPVQRILKYHLLLQEIAKHFDEEEDGFEVVEDAIDTMTCVAWYINDMKRRHEHAVRLQEIQSLLINWKGPDLTIYGELVLEGTFRVHRVRNERTFFLFDKALLITKKRGDHFVYKGHIPCSSLMLIESTRDSLCFTVTHYKHSKQQYSIQAKTVEEKRSWTHHIKRLILENHHTTIPQKAKEAILEMDSYYPNRYRHSPERLKKAWSSQDEVSTHMQQGRRQSEPHQPPYSRATLPSRQRGLVVPGLKGRRKSEPTRHLLRQLSEKARAAGMKHAGSAGTLLDFGQPAHPRGLQPEAEGAAQEEQEEEEEEVVEEEEEEEEEQAFQVSLEDLAGHEGSEKGARPEPPGSEEEEEESLAVAEQAKGRRESEGSKSCRSPSGRSPTRAEKRMSFESASSLPEVEPDPESGTEQEVFATVEGPSTEEMPSDSESPEVLDAQLDVHQELLGLDHPGGIVDFVVAESTEDLKALSSEEEEEEPESLLPPSVLDQASVIAERFVSSFSRRSSLALEDSKSSGFGTPRLTSRSSSVLSLEGSEKGLARGGSTSDPLGSQLPQEVDTTVGAAMESGPSVNGTQPPSPGCPVEPDKSSCKKKESMLSTRDRLLLDKIKSYYENAEHHDAGFSIRRRESLSYIPKGLVRNSVSRFNSLPKPDPEPVAPLGHKRQAGSRPASWALFDLPGPGEAGAGEPAPITDAEFRPSSEIVKIWEGMESSGGSPRKGPGQGQANGFDLHEPLFILEEHELGAITEESATASPESVSPTERPSPAHLARELKELVKELSNGTQGELVAPLHPRIVQLSHVMDSRVSERVKNKVYQLARQYSLRIKSKSVTARPPLQWEKAAATVPRLQEEAGAPSGGSGRRKPVLSLLNPEQPTTGQEPSPPKPCSAGETSPRRFSCSPSAASPRTPSSGVRPSSRSPLSPFNTETFHWPDVRELCSKYASYDESLQAEGSRPRGPPVYRSRSVPESIVEPPLPGRAGRCSSLSSQRARAGLEAAQLQPPGALPPGGPAAEGALYVTADLTLDNNRRVIVMEKGPLPQPPVGLEDGGGHGPSLPAARVGQGQDFQESAEYRPKEEGPRDPADPSQQGRVRNLREKFQALNSVG is encoded by the exons aATCTCACCGGGGTGCCCGAGCCAGGCAGCGATGCCAGGATGcccgtctctgcctccctccGCCAGGATGGCAGCCAGGAGCGGCCGGTGAGCCTGAGCTCCAGCACCTCCTCGTCGGGCTCCTCCCGTGACAGCCGCGGCGCCATGGAGGAGCCCAATGCCTCCGAGGCTGCAGCCGAGAACGGGGCGGGCTCCCCACGCGGCCGGCATCCCcccaacagcaacaacaactCCAGCGGCTGGCTGAACAGGAGGGGGCCCCTGTCCCCGTTCAACAGCCGGGCGGCCGCAGCGCCTGCGCACAAGCTCAGCTACCTGGGCCGAGTGGTGCGGGAGATCGTGGAAACGGAGCGCATGTACGTGCAGGACCTGCGCAGCATCGTTGAG GACTACCTCTTGAAGATCATCGACAcgcccgggctgctgaagccagAACAAGTCAGTGCCCTCTTTGGGAACATAGAAAACATCTACGCACTGAACAG CCAGCTACTCAGAGACCTGGACAGCTGCAATAGTGACCCCGTGGCTGTGGCCAGCTGCTTTGTGGAAAGG AGCCAGGAGTTTGATATCTACACCCAGTACTGCAACAACTACCCCAA CTCGGTGGCAGCCCTGACGGAGTGCATGCGGGACAAGCAGCAGGCCAAGTTCTTCCGGGACCGGCAGGAGCTGCTGCAGCACTCACTGCCCTTGGGCTCCTACCTGCTGAAGCCTGTGCAGCGCATCCTCAAGTACCACCTGCTGCTCCAG GAAATTGCAAAACATTTTGATGAAGAAGAGGATGGCTTTGAGGTGGTAGAGGATGCCATTGACACCATGACCTGTGTGGCCTGGTACATCAACGACATGAAGAGGAGGCACGAGCATGCAGTCCGGCTCCAG GAGATTCAGTCGCTGCTTATCAACTGGAAGGGGCCAGACCTGACCATCTATGGGGAGCTCGTCCTGGAGGGCACGTTCCGTGTGCACCGCGTGCGCAACGAGAGGACCTTCTTCCTCTTTGACAAAGCGCTGCTTATCACCAAGAAGCGGGGCGATCACTTTGTCTACAAGGGTCACATCCCG TGCTCCTCCCTAATGCTGATTGAAAGCACCAGAGATTCCCTGTGCTTCACCGTCACCCACTACAAGCACAGCAAGCAGCAGTACAGCATCCAG GCCAAAACAGTGGAGGAGAAACGGAGCTGGACTCACCACATCAAGAGGCTCATCCTGGAGAATCACCATACCACCATCCCCCAGAAG gcCAAGGAAGCCATCCTGGAAATGGATTCCTACT ATCCCAATCGGTACCGGCATAGCCCAGAGCGGCTGAAGAAGGCTTGGTCCTCCCAGGATGAGGTGTCTACCCACATGCAGCAGGGCCGCCGGCAGTCAG AGCCTCATCAGCCCCCGTACAGCCGGGCAACACTCCCCAGCAGGCAGCGAGGCCTCGTAGTGCCAGGCCTTAAGGGCCGCAGAAAGTCGG aGCCAACCAGACACCTGCTCAGGCAACTCAGTGAGAAAG CCAGAGCAGCGGGAATGAAG CATGCGGGCAGTGCCGGCACTCTCCTGGACTTTGGGCAGCCCGCCCATCCTCGGGGCCTGCAGCCGGAGGCTGAAGGGGCTgcccaggaggagcaggaggaagaggaggaggaggtggtggaggaggaggaggaggaggaggaggagcaggcctTTCAGGTCTCTCTGGAGGACCTGGCAGGGCATGAAGGCAGCGAGAAGGGGGCCAGGCCGGAGCCCCCAGGctcggaggaggaggaggaggagagcctgGCAGTGGCGGAGCAG GCAAAGGGGCGCAGGGAGTCTGAAGGCTCCAAGAGCTGCAGAAGCCCCAGCGGTCGCTCTCCAACCCGTGCTGAGAAGCGCATGAGCTTTGAGTCGGCCTCCTCCTTGCCAGAG GTTGAGCCAGACCCTGAGTCTGGGACAGAGCAGGAGGTGTTTGCCACTGTGGAAGGTCCCAGCACCGAGGAGATGCCCTCAGACTCAGAGTCTCCAGAAGTCCTGGATGCACAGCTTGACGTCCATCAGGAGCTGCTGGGGCTGGACCACCCAGGTGGCATAGTGGACTTCGTGGTGGCTGAGAGCACTGAGGACCTTAAGGCCCTGagcagtgaggaggaggaggaggagcccgaGAGCCTCCTGCCCCCCTCTGTGTTGGACCAGGCCAGTGTCATTGCTGAGCGGTTCGTCAGCAGCTTCTCTCGGCGGAGCAGCCTGGCGCTGGAGGACAGCAAGTCAAGTGGCTTCGGGACCCCGAGACTCACCAGCCGGAGCAGCAGTGTGCTCAGCCTAGAGGGCAGCGAGAAGGGCCTGGCCCGAGGTGGTAGCACCTCAGACCCCCTCGGCTCTCAGCTCCCCCAGGAAGTCGACACTACTGTGGGGGCGGCCATGGAGAGCGGCCCTTCTGTCAATGGGACACAGCCCCCAAGCCCAGGCTGCCCAGTGGAGCCAGACAAGTCTTCCTGCAAGAAGAAGGAATCTATGCTCTCCACCCGAGACCGGCTGTTGCTGGACAAAATCAAGAGCTACTACGAAAACGCAGAGCATCATGATGCGGGTTTTAGCATCCGGCGCCGGGAGAGCCTTTCCTACATCCCCAAAGGGCTGGTGAGAAACTCTGTCTCCAGGTTCAACAGCCTTCCCAAGCCGGACCCGGAGCCAGTGGCTCCGCTGGGCCACAAGAGACAGGCAGGCTCCCGGCCGGCTTCGTGGGCCCTGTTTGACCTCCCAGGACCAGGCGAGGCGGGCGCTGGGGAGCCAGCTCCTATCACAGATGCTGAGTTCCGCCCATCTTCAGAAATTGTTAAGATCTGGGAGGGAATGGAGTCTTCTGGGGGGAGCCCTCGGAAGGGGCCAGGCCAAGGCCAGGCCAATGGCTTTGACCTGCACGAGCCACTCTTCATCCTGGAGGAGCATGAGCTGGGGGCCATCACCGAGGAGTCAGCCACTGCCTCACCGGAGAGTGTCTCCCCGACTGAGCGGCCCAGCCCGGCCCACCTGGCGCGGGAGCTGAAGGAGCTGGTGAAGGAGCTGAGCAATGGCACCCAGGGGGAGCTGGTGGCCCCATTGCACCCCCGCATTGTGCAGCTCTCCCACGTGATGGACAGCCGCGTGAGCGAGCGAGTCAAGAACAAAGTCTACCAGCTGGCCCGCCAGTACAGTCTCCGGATCAAGAGCAAGTCAGTGACGGCCAGACCGCCACTGCAGTGGGAGAAGGCGGCTGCCACCGTTCCCCGCctgcaggaggaggctggagcaCCGTCAGGTGGCTCAG GTAGGAGAAAGCCGGTGCTGTCCCTCCTCAACCCCGAGCAGCCGACGACAGGCCAGGAGCCCAGCCCGCCCAAGCCCTGCTCTGCCGGGGAGACGTCGCCACGGCGCTTCTCCTGCAGCCCCTCTGCTGCCAGCCCAAGGACCCCCTCCTCTGGTGTCCGGCCCTCCTCGAGAAGCCCCCTCAGCCCCTTCAATACTGAGACCTTCCACTGGCCTGACGTGCGGGAGCTCTGCTCCAAGTACGCCTCCTACGACGAGTCACTCCAGGCTGAGGGCAGCCGGCCCCGCGGCCCGCCCGTCTACCGCAGCCGCTCGGTGCCCGAGAGCATAGTGGAGCCGCCTCTGCCGGGCAGGGCGGGCCGCTGCAGCAGCCTGAGCTCCCAGAGGGCCCGCGCAGGCCTGGAGGCCGCCCAGCTGCAGCCTCCTGGGGCGCTGCCCCCAGGCGGGCCGGCCGCAGAGGGGGCCCTGTACGTGACCGCAGACCTCACCCTGGACAACAACCGGCGGGTGATTGTCATGGAGAAggggcccctgccccagccccctgtGGGGCTGGAGGACGGCGGTGGGCACGGACCAAGCCTGCCAGCggccagggtggggcagggccaggatttcCAGGAGTCTGCAGAGTATCGGCCAAAGGAAGAGGGTCCCAGGGACCCAGCGGACCCCAGCCAGCAGGGGAGAGTGAGAAACCTGCGGGAGAAATTCCAGGCCTTGAACTCCGTAGGTTGA
- the PLEKHG3 gene encoding pleckstrin homology domain-containing family G member 3 isoform X13, which produces MGALLRKVNLTGVPEPGSDARMPVSASLRQDGSQERPVSLSSSTSSSGSSRDSRGAMEEPNASEAAAENGAGSPRGRHPPNSNNNSSGWLNRRGPLSPFNSRAAAAPAHKLSYLGRVVREIVETERMYVQDLRSIVEDYLLKIIDTPGLLKPEQVSALFGNIENIYALNSQLLRDLDSCNSDPVAVASCFVERSQEFDIYTQYCNNYPNSVAALTECMRDKQQAKFFRDRQELLQHSLPLGSYLLKPVQRILKYHLLLQEIAKHFDEEEDGFEVVEDAIDTMTCVAWYINDMKRRHEHAVRLQEIQSLLINWKGPDLTIYGELVLEGTFRVHRVRNERTFFLFDKALLITKKRGDHFVYKGHIPCSSLMLIESTRDSLCFTVTHYKHSKQQYSIQAKTVEEKRSWTHHIKRLILENHHTTIPQKAKEAILEMDSYYPNRYRHSPERLKKAWSSQDEVSTHMQQGRRQSEPHQPPYSRATLPSRQRGLVVPGLKGRRKSEPTRHLLRQLSEKARAAGMKHAGSAGTLLDFGQPAHPRGLQPEAEGAAQEEQEEEEEEVVEEEEEEEEEQAFQVSLEDLAGHEGSEKGARPEPPGSEEEEEESLAVAEQVADFASSLLAALHCWHYRANALLFSRGAMAKGRRESEGSKSCRSPSGRSPTRAEKRMSFESASSLPEVEPDPESGTEQEVFATVEGPSTEEMPSDSESPEVLDAQLDVHQELLGLDHPGGIVDFVVAESTEDLKALSSEEEEEEPESLLPPSVLDQASVIAERFVSSFSRRSSLALEDSKSSGFGTPRLTSRSSSVLSLEGSEKGLARGGSTSDPLGSQLPQEVDTTVGAAMESGPSVNGTQPPSPGCPVEPDKSSCKKKESMLSTRDRLLLDKIKSYYENAEHHDAGFSIRRRESLSYIPKGLVRNSVSRFNSLPKPDPEPVAPLGHKRQAGSRPASWALFDLPGPGEAGAGEPAPITDAEFRPSSEIVKIWEGMESSGGSPRKGPGQGQANGFDLHEPLFILEEHELGAITEESATASPESVSPTERPSPAHLARELKELVKELSNGTQGELVAPLHPRIVQLSHVMDSRVSERVKNKVYQLARQYSLRIKSKSVTARPPLQWEKAAATVPRLQEEAGAPSGGSGRRKPVLSLLNPEQPTTGQEPSPPKPCSAGETSPRRFSCSPSAASPRTPSSGVRPSSRSPLSPFNTETFHWPDVRELCSKYASYDESLQAEGSRPRGPPVYRSRSVPESIVEPPLPGRAGRCSSLSSQRARAGLEAAQLQPPGALPPGGPAAEGALYVTADLTLDNNRRVIVMEKGPLPQPPVGLEDGGGHGPSLPAARVGQGQDFQESAEYRPKEEGPRDPADPSQQGRVRNLREKFQALNSVG; this is translated from the exons aATCTCACCGGGGTGCCCGAGCCAGGCAGCGATGCCAGGATGcccgtctctgcctccctccGCCAGGATGGCAGCCAGGAGCGGCCGGTGAGCCTGAGCTCCAGCACCTCCTCGTCGGGCTCCTCCCGTGACAGCCGCGGCGCCATGGAGGAGCCCAATGCCTCCGAGGCTGCAGCCGAGAACGGGGCGGGCTCCCCACGCGGCCGGCATCCCcccaacagcaacaacaactCCAGCGGCTGGCTGAACAGGAGGGGGCCCCTGTCCCCGTTCAACAGCCGGGCGGCCGCAGCGCCTGCGCACAAGCTCAGCTACCTGGGCCGAGTGGTGCGGGAGATCGTGGAAACGGAGCGCATGTACGTGCAGGACCTGCGCAGCATCGTTGAG GACTACCTCTTGAAGATCATCGACAcgcccgggctgctgaagccagAACAAGTCAGTGCCCTCTTTGGGAACATAGAAAACATCTACGCACTGAACAG CCAGCTACTCAGAGACCTGGACAGCTGCAATAGTGACCCCGTGGCTGTGGCCAGCTGCTTTGTGGAAAGG AGCCAGGAGTTTGATATCTACACCCAGTACTGCAACAACTACCCCAA CTCGGTGGCAGCCCTGACGGAGTGCATGCGGGACAAGCAGCAGGCCAAGTTCTTCCGGGACCGGCAGGAGCTGCTGCAGCACTCACTGCCCTTGGGCTCCTACCTGCTGAAGCCTGTGCAGCGCATCCTCAAGTACCACCTGCTGCTCCAG GAAATTGCAAAACATTTTGATGAAGAAGAGGATGGCTTTGAGGTGGTAGAGGATGCCATTGACACCATGACCTGTGTGGCCTGGTACATCAACGACATGAAGAGGAGGCACGAGCATGCAGTCCGGCTCCAG GAGATTCAGTCGCTGCTTATCAACTGGAAGGGGCCAGACCTGACCATCTATGGGGAGCTCGTCCTGGAGGGCACGTTCCGTGTGCACCGCGTGCGCAACGAGAGGACCTTCTTCCTCTTTGACAAAGCGCTGCTTATCACCAAGAAGCGGGGCGATCACTTTGTCTACAAGGGTCACATCCCG TGCTCCTCCCTAATGCTGATTGAAAGCACCAGAGATTCCCTGTGCTTCACCGTCACCCACTACAAGCACAGCAAGCAGCAGTACAGCATCCAG GCCAAAACAGTGGAGGAGAAACGGAGCTGGACTCACCACATCAAGAGGCTCATCCTGGAGAATCACCATACCACCATCCCCCAGAAG gcCAAGGAAGCCATCCTGGAAATGGATTCCTACT ATCCCAATCGGTACCGGCATAGCCCAGAGCGGCTGAAGAAGGCTTGGTCCTCCCAGGATGAGGTGTCTACCCACATGCAGCAGGGCCGCCGGCAGTCAG AGCCTCATCAGCCCCCGTACAGCCGGGCAACACTCCCCAGCAGGCAGCGAGGCCTCGTAGTGCCAGGCCTTAAGGGCCGCAGAAAGTCGG aGCCAACCAGACACCTGCTCAGGCAACTCAGTGAGAAAG CCAGAGCAGCGGGAATGAAG CATGCGGGCAGTGCCGGCACTCTCCTGGACTTTGGGCAGCCCGCCCATCCTCGGGGCCTGCAGCCGGAGGCTGAAGGGGCTgcccaggaggagcaggaggaagaggaggaggaggtggtggaggaggaggaggaggaggaggaggagcaggcctTTCAGGTCTCTCTGGAGGACCTGGCAGGGCATGAAGGCAGCGAGAAGGGGGCCAGGCCGGAGCCCCCAGGctcggaggaggaggaggaggagagcctgGCAGTGGCGGAGCAGGTAGCCGACTTTGCCAGCTCCCTGCTGGCCGCCCTCCACTGCTGGCACTATCGGGCCAACGCTTTACTTTTCTCCCGGGGCGCTATG GCAAAGGGGCGCAGGGAGTCTGAAGGCTCCAAGAGCTGCAGAAGCCCCAGCGGTCGCTCTCCAACCCGTGCTGAGAAGCGCATGAGCTTTGAGTCGGCCTCCTCCTTGCCAGAG GTTGAGCCAGACCCTGAGTCTGGGACAGAGCAGGAGGTGTTTGCCACTGTGGAAGGTCCCAGCACCGAGGAGATGCCCTCAGACTCAGAGTCTCCAGAAGTCCTGGATGCACAGCTTGACGTCCATCAGGAGCTGCTGGGGCTGGACCACCCAGGTGGCATAGTGGACTTCGTGGTGGCTGAGAGCACTGAGGACCTTAAGGCCCTGagcagtgaggaggaggaggaggagcccgaGAGCCTCCTGCCCCCCTCTGTGTTGGACCAGGCCAGTGTCATTGCTGAGCGGTTCGTCAGCAGCTTCTCTCGGCGGAGCAGCCTGGCGCTGGAGGACAGCAAGTCAAGTGGCTTCGGGACCCCGAGACTCACCAGCCGGAGCAGCAGTGTGCTCAGCCTAGAGGGCAGCGAGAAGGGCCTGGCCCGAGGTGGTAGCACCTCAGACCCCCTCGGCTCTCAGCTCCCCCAGGAAGTCGACACTACTGTGGGGGCGGCCATGGAGAGCGGCCCTTCTGTCAATGGGACACAGCCCCCAAGCCCAGGCTGCCCAGTGGAGCCAGACAAGTCTTCCTGCAAGAAGAAGGAATCTATGCTCTCCACCCGAGACCGGCTGTTGCTGGACAAAATCAAGAGCTACTACGAAAACGCAGAGCATCATGATGCGGGTTTTAGCATCCGGCGCCGGGAGAGCCTTTCCTACATCCCCAAAGGGCTGGTGAGAAACTCTGTCTCCAGGTTCAACAGCCTTCCCAAGCCGGACCCGGAGCCAGTGGCTCCGCTGGGCCACAAGAGACAGGCAGGCTCCCGGCCGGCTTCGTGGGCCCTGTTTGACCTCCCAGGACCAGGCGAGGCGGGCGCTGGGGAGCCAGCTCCTATCACAGATGCTGAGTTCCGCCCATCTTCAGAAATTGTTAAGATCTGGGAGGGAATGGAGTCTTCTGGGGGGAGCCCTCGGAAGGGGCCAGGCCAAGGCCAGGCCAATGGCTTTGACCTGCACGAGCCACTCTTCATCCTGGAGGAGCATGAGCTGGGGGCCATCACCGAGGAGTCAGCCACTGCCTCACCGGAGAGTGTCTCCCCGACTGAGCGGCCCAGCCCGGCCCACCTGGCGCGGGAGCTGAAGGAGCTGGTGAAGGAGCTGAGCAATGGCACCCAGGGGGAGCTGGTGGCCCCATTGCACCCCCGCATTGTGCAGCTCTCCCACGTGATGGACAGCCGCGTGAGCGAGCGAGTCAAGAACAAAGTCTACCAGCTGGCCCGCCAGTACAGTCTCCGGATCAAGAGCAAGTCAGTGACGGCCAGACCGCCACTGCAGTGGGAGAAGGCGGCTGCCACCGTTCCCCGCctgcaggaggaggctggagcaCCGTCAGGTGGCTCAG GTAGGAGAAAGCCGGTGCTGTCCCTCCTCAACCCCGAGCAGCCGACGACAGGCCAGGAGCCCAGCCCGCCCAAGCCCTGCTCTGCCGGGGAGACGTCGCCACGGCGCTTCTCCTGCAGCCCCTCTGCTGCCAGCCCAAGGACCCCCTCCTCTGGTGTCCGGCCCTCCTCGAGAAGCCCCCTCAGCCCCTTCAATACTGAGACCTTCCACTGGCCTGACGTGCGGGAGCTCTGCTCCAAGTACGCCTCCTACGACGAGTCACTCCAGGCTGAGGGCAGCCGGCCCCGCGGCCCGCCCGTCTACCGCAGCCGCTCGGTGCCCGAGAGCATAGTGGAGCCGCCTCTGCCGGGCAGGGCGGGCCGCTGCAGCAGCCTGAGCTCCCAGAGGGCCCGCGCAGGCCTGGAGGCCGCCCAGCTGCAGCCTCCTGGGGCGCTGCCCCCAGGCGGGCCGGCCGCAGAGGGGGCCCTGTACGTGACCGCAGACCTCACCCTGGACAACAACCGGCGGGTGATTGTCATGGAGAAggggcccctgccccagccccctgtGGGGCTGGAGGACGGCGGTGGGCACGGACCAAGCCTGCCAGCggccagggtggggcagggccaggatttcCAGGAGTCTGCAGAGTATCGGCCAAAGGAAGAGGGTCCCAGGGACCCAGCGGACCCCAGCCAGCAGGGGAGAGTGAGAAACCTGCGGGAGAAATTCCAGGCCTTGAACTCCGTAGGTTGA